The sequence CCCCTCAGGGGCAGGACCTCAAGTCCTCCGGTGACGCTTCGAAGAAGTAAGGCCGGAGAACCAACCCCCTGCAGGCGGCCGGGACCGTGTTCCCGGCCGCCTGATCTGCTCGAGTCACCCGGGGCCGTCGAACGGCGTCAGGCAAGGACCGATCTGAGCGGGCCCGGCGCCGGCAGCCCAGGGCGGGCCGCACCGGACGCCCGCGAAGAGTTGGCGAGCGGATGGAGCTGGTGCTGAAGGGCTCGGTGGCGGTGCCTCCGCCGCGAAACCGGCCGGGGGAGGGGCGACCTGGCCCCGCACCGGGAACGAGATGGCGTCTCAGGCGACCTTGGTGATCTTGCATTCGATGCCTGCGGATCCGATCGGAGCCTGCGCCGCAGTGGTTCCCTCGAAGGTGTTCGTGCCGCGAACCTCGAAGGTTTGAAGGCCGACCCGCTGGTGGGAGGCCGCATCCATGACCTCGACGGTGACCGTGTAGCTCTTCGCGTCGCCCCTGATCGTGCCACTGATCGTTACCGTGCCCTGTGACCCGGATGTGTTCACCCGGCATTCGACCTGGGTGCTGTAGCTCTTCGGGCCGGGGGACGAGGTGTTCCCTCCCAGCGCGCCGATCGAGTAGAGCGCGGCGAGCAGCCCCAGGAGCCCCGGCACACCCAGGGAAAAGATCAAGAAGGTCTTCCGCCTCGGGCGCGGACGCGAGCCATGGTCATCATCGGCCATGGTCCACTCGTGAGTCGGCATCGCGGTCCGGTCACCCCGATCGATCCTGATAGGCGAAGTTCGCGCAGATCAGCCTATAGGTCAGTGGGCCATGGCTTGATCGTGAGCGCCCAGCACACCGGATCGTCAGCATGGGCAAGGGTCCTCAGGTCAACGCGGCAGAGAGTCTCGCTTGGCGCGGGTGACGAGGTCGGCGAAGGCGTGAGGGGTGAGGGTGAGGTGACCTGCGCCGGGGGCTTTGCTGTCTCGGATGCCGATCGCGTGGGGGAGTGCGGCCAACTCGACGCACTGGCCACCAGTCTCGTCACTGCGAGAGGATTTGCGCCAAGTGATCATTCAATCAACCTCAACATGTGCTTGATCAGCGCCGCTGACTGGTCCTCGGGGAGCGCAAGCGCTCCGATCTTGTCATAGCGTACGCTGAACTCCCGTATTTCGGACTGGCGATCGACCAGTCGTCCCATGCGCCCGGACTCCAGGTACGCGACTTCTGCGTTGCGTGTGCTCATGAGGCTGAGTGAACCACTCACTCCCGGCCATCCTGCTGAGACGGGAAGCACCCGCAGGCTGACGTGGTCGAGCTCCGCCATTCGGAGCAGGTTGGCGAGTTGCTGGGCCATCACTTCTGCGCCCCCAACCTGCCACCACAGGACCGGCTGGGCGAGTATTACCCAGAGGTGAGGCGGGTTGGCCGTGTAAAGGCGCTGCTGCCGCTCCAGGCGTTCTCTGACGGCTCCTTCGACGTCCTCCACCACGCCGCCTCTCTGGAAGAGTGCGCGAGCATAGGACTCACTCTGGAGCAGGCCGAACACGACGTCGGACGTGTAGGCCTTGATGGACGTGGCGTTGCGCTCGTACTGCAAGAAGGCGCCTACGCGGGGGCGGTCGTGGCCGTCCTTGGCGTGTTCGGCGAGGGATGTCAGTAATCCTGCCGTGCCCCATGCCTCGTCCAACGGCACGAGATTCGCCTGGTTGGGGCGTCGGCGGCCTGCCTCCCAGTTTGAAACATGCGACCGAGAGGCGTTCGCCACGTCCCCCACTTGCTGGCACGTCCAACGGTGGTTCAGGCGGAGAAGTCGCAGCTGAACGGCTACGAGGTCCCAGAGTGATGATCCCGGATCGAGTGAGTCGTGACTTTCCATTGCCGACCCTCCTGAAGATCCTTTGTTTTCGGTCCGATTGAAAGTGTGGCCAATTTAACTCGGCGATCGCACTGTTGTCTCGACGACTTGGAGAGAGGGGGGTGGTGGAAATGGTGGTAGAAGCCGTGGGTGTGGGCGAGGTGGACATTTCTTGCCTGGCTGATCGGACGGTGCCGGGGATGGTGCGGACGGTGGTCGGGCTGCGGCTCTCGGAATGGGGGCTGGAGAGGGTGGCCGAGAGCGTTCTGCTGATCGTCGCGGAGCTCGTCACCAATGCCGTGCGGGTCGCGGGGGAGCGGGAGATCAGGATCAGGTGCGTGCGGGAGGCGCGGGGCGTCCTGGTCGCGGTGTGGGACTCGGCTGAGGAGAGGCCGGTGACGCGGCCTGCGATGCGGCCGGGGGATTTCGGGCCGGACGCTCGGGCGCTGGACGACGGGTACGACGACGGGACGGGTGGCTGGGGGCTGCCGCTTGTGCAGGCGTTGGCGTCCGGGTGCGGGGTCGCCGAGGGCGAGACCGGCAAGTGGGTGTGGGCGAGGGTCTCGTGCTGAGGCGATGGCGTAGGCGGAGGTCCGTCCGGTATCTGGATCTGCTCGCGCTCGCGGTCGGGGCGCGTGGGTGGCGGTGCGTGAAGCTGTACGGGCGCGAGTTCCCCACGCCGCTGCTCTGGGTCTATGCCAGTGGGGTCGCTGAGGACGTGGGGATGGTTCTGCGGGTGCGGGTCGTCGGTGGGGCGTGGGTCTACCAGGACGTCCAGCGGGGGAAGGCCCTCTTCCCGTGCGGGGACGCCAAGGCTGCCGGGGAACGAGTCGATCTGGTGCTGAAGGGGCGGATGTTCCCGGCTACGTGGTGAGGCGCTGGCGTAGGCGGCGGATGTTGCGTTGGATCATGGTCTCCTGGAGGGCCACCGCTGCCAGGGCCAGGGCCGCTTCGGCGCCGGCCTGGGCCATCTCCTCGGGGGTCGGCGGAGATGCCGGGTCCGAGGACGGGTCGTAGCGCAGGTCTTCGATGTCGCCGACGATCTGGGCGGGCGTGTGCTGGAGGGCGGCCAGGTCTTCCTCGCTCCACTCCGCCAGACGGGCCTGCCATTCGGGCGGGATGGCGACCTTGCCGCCGCGTTGGCGGCGGGCCTGGAAGCGGGCCGTGACGGCCTGGCGGATCCAGTCGGCGTTCTGGCCGCTCCAGGACGTCTGCTTCATGGCCGCGTTCATCGACGAGAGGACCAGTGTCTCCGGAGCCGTCAGGCCGGTGTGGGCGCGGTCTGTGGGCATGGTGGGCGGTTCGGCGAAGGCGAGGAGGTCGATCGCCTCGGCGAACCGTTGCCACAGGAGGCGCGGGGGCGTGCCGGGAGTGGTGACGACACGGATGCGGGTGATGCCCGCGTCCGACCAGCGCCGGGTCAGGCCGCCGAGGTCGAACGCGCGCCACAGGTGGGCGGACGGGTCCGTCTCGATGTGGTCCCGGCCCTTCTCCCGCTGGGTGGCGAGACCGGAGAGGTAGCGCTCGAAGGTCATCGTGCGGCCGTTGCGGATGTGCTGCTGCCAGAGGGAGGGCAGGGCCGAGCCCAGGGTGCGGGCCGTGACCACGACCTCGACCTCGTCGGCGCCCAGGGCGTCCAGGAGGCGGTGGATCGCGGATTTACGGATGACCGCCAGGGCCTCCGCCGAGAGCAGCACCGTGCCGGGCGTCGACTTCACGTCGTCCAGCAGGGTCTGCCAGGAGGAGGTCTCCTCGGACGCGCGGTCCCGCGACACCCAGGGGAACTCCGTGCCCAGCAGCCCGTAGCTCGCCCATTCGTGGTTCGCGACCGTCCGCTTCCCCCGGGCCCAGTCTGGGCTGACGGGGTAGCGGACGCCCGCGTCGGCGAGTGCTTCGGCGTTCGCCTGCAGCACTTGTTGCAGGAACGTCGTGCCCGACTTCTGCACGCCGATGTGAAGGATGATTCTCGCTGCCACCCGGGCACCCCCCCGCGACCTGTTGGTCACGAAGGGTAGTGGCCGGGACGGGTCAGGCGTGGGACGTGGTGATGGGCTTGCCGAGGGCGCTGCCGCTGGTCCACTTGGAGAAGGAGAGCTGCCAGTAGCCCCAGCCGTTCGTCCACTGGAGGCTGCGCTTGGTGCCGCTGATGGTGACGAGGTCGCCGCGGTAGGACCAGTGGAAGAACCACTGCGCGTCGCTCGCGGGGGAGCGGACGCAGCCGTGGCTGCAGTTGCGGTTACCGAGGCAGGTCGGGTCGTCCATGTTCTGGTGGATGTACTCGCCGCTGTTGGAGATGCGGGTCGCCCACGGGACCTTCTCGTCGTACCAGCCGGGGTCGCCCTTCTTCTTGCCGGGCGGGCGCATCCGCTCCAGGCGGACGTGGTCCATGGTCAGGTGGACGCCGCTGGTGGTGAGCAGGTGGTCGACGCCGTCGCCCTGGACGTCGCCGCCGCTGCCGAGGCTGACGCCCCAGTTGCGGACGACGCGGCCGTTCTTCTTCACGACGGCGCGGTGCGTCCTGGCGTTGATGTTGACGACGTGCGAGTCGCCCACCTTGAAGGTGCGGATCGTGTCGCGGTCGCCGAAGACGTCGTCGCCGATCTTCAGGCCCGCGAAGTGGACCTTGACGGTGACGGTCTGGCGCGCCTTCCACGGGTGCTTCGGGCGGAAGACGACCGAGGGCAGCCCGTTGAAGGACTCGCCCGCGGTCAGCCAGCGCCAGGCGCCCTCGGTGGGCGTGGTGGAGGAGATCTCGATGGCGCGCTCGATGGCGGGCTTGGCCTTCTCCGGGACGGCCTTGTTGAACTGGACGAAGACCGGCATCCCGGTACCGACCGTCTCGTTCTGGCTCGGCACGACGTTGTTGACGCGGGTGGCGGCGGTCGAGCGGGTGGTCCGGAACGCGCTCGTCGCGGTGGTGGACTTGCCCTTGTCGGACGTCGCCGTGGCCGACACCTGGTAACTGCCGCCAGGCTGCAGCGTCCACGTCGAGCGCCACTTGGTCTTGTCGGCGGAGAGGCTGCCGGGGACGTCGGCGCCCTTCAGCTTCACCGACACGTCGCCGAGCCTGCCGCCCGCGGCCGACACCATGACGCCCTGGTCGGGGCGCGCCTTGCCGCTGCCGTTCGCCGGAGTGATCGTCACCTGGGGGGCGCCGTCGTCGCCCTTCGTGGTCGTCCCGCCGCCGCCATCGCCGCCGCCGCTGCTCCCGCCGCACGCGGTCGCCAGGCCCAGGACGAGCGCCACCACCAACGCCTTACCTCGCACCGTTCTCCCTCAACAGCCCGCCGGATCCCGCGCGACGCGGGTCCGGCTACAAGATCGAATACGGAACGGCCTTTTATTCCCGTCCCACTCGGAGGCGGGACGGCAGGTCTCGGCGTCCGACTCACCTATAGACGTCCATGGTCTCGCAGAGGTTCGCATGCGGTGGCCACTTCGCATGATCTTTCTGAGGCCATGTCCGTGGCGACCGCCCTGTCGATCTTCTCTTCAAGACTGCGGCGGCCCCGGTTAAAAGCGGCGATTTGTGCTCTGACCAGGTGCGATTCTGATCCGTGGCCGCTTGCGACGGCCCCGCAAGGTGCTTGTCTGTGAAGGGGACGCGCGATGAGAGCCCAGGGGCTGAGTTTCTCCGTCGACTCCGGCGCGGTCCCTCCGGACCTTCTTTCGGCGGGCGGCCGGCCGGTCGTTCCGCGAAGGACGCGGATGCTGGCCGGGCTGTGCCCGGTGGGCCTCGCCGTACTGGACGGCTGGACGATGGCGGCCGCCGTGTCACTCACCGGAGGCGGCGTCCTGCCGGGTCTCGCCGCCCTGACGGTCGTCGGGCTCAACGGCGCGGCCGGGCTGTACCGGGCGCGCCGCGCTCCGTCCCTGTTCGCCGACGCGCCGCCGCTCCTGCTCCGCACGCTGCTCGTCTGCGGGATCGCGGCGCTGCTGCGGGCGGACGCCCCGGCCTGGCTGTGGACGGCCGCCCTCTGCGGGACGGTGCAGCTCGGCACGCGCGGGTTCGTGAACGCGATGGTGAGGACCTACCGCAGCCGCCGCTCCCGGGCCCGCTCCACGCTGGTCGTCGGGACGGGCGGGACCGCCGCCCACGTGCTCGACGTCCTGCGCGAACGCGGCGATCTCGGGCTCGCGGTGGCGGGGCAGGTGTCCGCGGGGGACCCGGAGGGAACTCCGGGCGCGGCGCCCGTCCTCGGGGAGACCTCCGACCTGCCGTCGCTCGTCGAGGCGCACGGGATCGAGACGCTGGTCGTCGTCGCGGAGGACGTGCCGCCCGACCGCCTGGACGCGGTGCTGCGGCTGTCGTTCGCGCTGCCCTGCGAGACGCTGCTCGTCCAGCCGCCGTCGGACGTCGTCCCGGTCGCGCCGGGGCGGCGCGAGTACCTCGCCGGGCTGCCGTGCGCGCGGGTGGAGTGGCGCCTGCGCGACCCGGCTGCCCGCTGCGCCAAGCGGGTGCTCGACGTCGTCGTGGCGTTCGTGGTCCTGGTGCTCGCGTTTCCGCTGCTCGCGGCGTGCGCGGTCGCGGTCCGGGCCGAGGGCGGCCCGGGGGTGCTGTTCCGGCAGCGGCGGATCGGGCTCGGCGGCGGGGAGTTCGTCCTGCTGAAGTTCCGGACGCTGAAGCCCGCGGACGAGCAGGAGGCCGACACCCGCTGGACCGTCAAGGACGACGAGCGGATGGGCCGTGTCGGCCGCTTCCTGCGCGCCACGTCGCTGGACGAGCTCCCGCAGCTGTGGAACGTCATCCGCGGCGACATGAGCCTCGTGGGGCCGCGCCCGGAACGCCCCCACTTCGTGGAGCAGTTCTCCCGCACCTGCCCCGGCTACGTGGCGCGGCACCGCGTCCCGGCCGGGATGACGGGTTGGGCGCAGATCCACGGGTTCCGGGGCGACACCTCCATCGAGCTCCGGGCGAGGCTCGACAACCACTACATCGACCACTGGTCGTTCACCGGCGACTTGAAGATCCTGCTTCTGACGGCGCGGGCGATGCTCTTCCGGGACCCCGCATGACGGCGCACGCCGCCACCGCTCCCTTCCTGGCGAGGCCGCTGCCGAGGCGCCCGAGCCTGCTGGTCGCGGCGGTCGTGGCGTGCGCCGGGATCCCGCCCGGCGCGCAGGCGTTCGGGCCCGGCACGCAGGTCACGGCCGGGGACGTCGCCAGCGTCGTGCTCGTGCTGGTCGCGGCCGGGATGCTGGTCACGGGAAGAGCGCGCCTGCCCCGCCTGGCCCTGCCGGCGTTCGGGCCGCTGGTCGCGGCGCTCGGGATCAGCACCGTGCACTCGGCCGACATCGGCTCCAGCCTCGCCGGGTTCGTCCGCGACCTCCAGGTCTTCGTGCTGGTGCCGCTCGCCGTCGTGGTCCTCGTCCGGGACCGGCGCGACCTCGCCACCGTCTGCTGGTCGGTGCTCGGCCTCGGCCTCGCGGAGGCGGCGTACGGGATCTGGCAGGCGGTCACCGGGAACGGCGCGTCGATGGGCGGCCGGAACATCCGCGCGGTCGGGACGTTCGGCGCGCTCGACGTGATGGCCATGTCGATCGTCGTCGGATTCGCGTTCCTCGTGCTGATCGCCTTCGCGCTGACGGCGCCCGGGCACGGCGCCGCGGCCGTCCCGTCCGCGCTCGCCGGGATCGCCGTCATGGGCGCCGCGCTGGCGCTCGCGCTCAGCCGCGGGACGTGGATCGCGCTCGGCGCGGCCGCCGTCCTCACCCTGGTGCTGTTCGACCGGTGGACGGCCGTCAAGGTGCTGACCTGCTGCGGCGCGCTGATGTTCGTCCTGCTCGGCGTCGCGGGCGGCGGGTCGCAGGCCGTCGTCGAGCGCGCGAGGTCGACGGTGGGCTCGGTCAGCGACCCGGACCAGTCCGTGGACGACCGCTACAACCTGTGGGCGGCCGCCGTCCGGATCTGGGAGGACCACCCGGTGACCGGCGTCGGGGTGAAGAACTTCCCGGCCTACCGCGACACCTACGCCACGATCGAGCTGTCGTCCGGCAGCGAGACCGACGACCCCGTCAACGGCTACGTGCGGCAGCCGCTCCTGTCGCCGCACAACGAGTACCTGCTGTTCCTGTCCGAGCAGGGCGTGGTGGGCCTCGCCGGGTTCGCCGCGCTGCTCGCCATGATCGTCGCCGGGCTGTGGAGGCGCCGGGACGCCCGCGACCCGTTCTGGCTGGCGAGCGTCGGGCTCCTGGCCTTTCTGCTGATCAACTTCCTGTACGCGGACCTGGGCGGGCCCACGTGCGCGCTCGTCGGCGTCATCCTCGGCCTCACGGCGGCACGCGCGTTCGGGGCGGCCGGCGCTTCCGCGGCCATGGCGTCCCCCGGCGGGAGGACGTCATGACCGAGCGCGGCGAGCGTCTGCGGAAGGAGCGGGCCCCCGGTTCGGTGGGACGGGCCGCGATGGTGTCGGGGGTGCTCATCGCGGCGGGCACCGGGCTCGGGTTCCTGCGCGACCTCGTGATGGCGGACCTGTTCGGCGCCAGCGGCAGCACGGACGCGTTCCTCGTCGCCTGGACGATCCCCGAGACCGTCTCGCCGCTGCTGATCGAGGACGCCATGGCGCTGCTCATGGTCCCCGTCATCACGCGGCTCCTCGCGCGCGGGGACGGCCTGCGCCCCCTCGTCGGCACGGCCCTGCCCCGCATGGTGCTCGGCCTGTCGGTGATCACCGGCGCGCTGGCGTTCGCGGCGCCCGCGGTGGTAGACGCCCTCGCGCCCGGCCTGGCCGAGCAGGGCCCGGCCGTCCAGTGCGTCCGGCTGACCGCGGTCACCGTCGTGACGTTCGGCGTCGCGGGCTTCATGAGCGCGACGCTGCGCGCCCACCACCGGTTCGGGCCGCCCGCCGCGATCTACCTCGCCTACAACGTCGGCATCCTCGCGCTGATCGCGGGCCTGTCCGGCGCCGTCGGCATCACCAGTGCGGCGATCGGTGTCGCCGCCGGAAGCTTCCTGATGGTCGCGGTGCAGCTCCCGGCGTTCGTCCGGTGCCTGCGGGACGCGCCGGCGCCGGCCGGGAGCGTGGACGTGCGGCTCGGTCTGGCGGCCATCGCCCCCATCGTCGTCTACACGGTCACGCGGCAGGCGCAGGTGTTCGTGGAGCGGTTCCTCGGGGCCGGGCTGGCCGCCGGGTCGATCTCGCACCTGAACTACGCGCAGAAGGTCGCGCAGGTGCCGATGGTGCTGTCGCTGCTGATCGTGACGGTGACGTTCCCGAGGCTCGCCCGCGCGTCGGCGGACGGGGACACCGCGCAGGTCGCCCGCCGCATCCGGCAGGACCTCGCCGTCGCCAGCGCGATGGTGCTGGCCGCGACCGCGTTCCTGGTCGCGTGCGCGCCGGCCGTCATCGGGGTGCTGTTCGAGCACGGCGAGTTCACGTCCGCCGACACCGCGAGCACCGCGGCCATCCTGCGCGTGTACGCGCTCGGCCTGTGGGGGCAGATGGCGGTCGGCCTGGCCGCCCGCGCGTTCTTCGCGGGCAGGAAGCCGACCTGGCGCCCGGCGGCCGTGCTCGCCGCGGGCCTGGCCGTCACGGCGGCGATCGGCGGCGCGTTCGCCGCGTCCGCCGGGACGCTCGCGCTGGCCGCCGCGAACGCCGCCGGGATCACCCTCGCCGCCGTCCTGATGCTGGCCGGGCTGCGGCGCGGCGTCGCGCCCGTCCCGCTGCGCCGGGTCGCCGCCGACGTGTCGCGGCTGGTGCTCGCCGCCGCGGGGGCCTGCGCCGCGGGGATGCTCGCCGCCGGGGCCCTGGACGCGCCGGTGCTCCTCCAGCTGGCGGCCGGCGGGCTCGCGGTCGCCGCCGTCTTCGCCGTCCTCGCCGTCCTGGCGGGACCCGACCTCGTCGCTCCAAGGATCGCTTCACGGCCGTTCGGTGGGCGCCACCGGCGCGGCCGCATCGAATCGGGGGACAGCAGTGAGCAAGCCGACAGAACCGACTCATCTGACCGAACCGGCGCAGCTGCCGGGGCCGGCGCAGCTGCCGGGGCCGGCGCGGACGGCGGAGGGCATCCGGCACGCGCCGCCGGTACTGATGTACCACTCGGTCGACCACTTCGATGAGGACCCGCACCTGGTGACGGTGTCGCCGGCGCGTTTCGGGCGGCAGATGGCGTGGATGCGGGCGCGCGGCCTGCGCGGCGTCGGCACGCGCGAGCTGCTGGAGGCGCACGCCGCCGGACGGGCCCGCGGCCTGGTCGGCCTCACCTTCGACGACGGGTACGCCGACTTCGCGACCCGGGCCGTCCCGGCGCTGGTGCGGTACGGGTTCGGCGCGACGGTGTTCGTCGTGTCCGGGCGGATCGGCACCTACAACGCGTGGGACGACGGACCGCGCAAGCCGCTCATGACGGCCGAGCAGATCCGCGCCGTCGCGGGCGTCGGCATGGAGGTCGCCTCGCACGGACGCCACCACGTCTCGCTCCCCGAGACGGACGACACCGAGCTGCGCGAGGAGCTGGAGGAGAGCCGCGCCGTTCTGGAGGACCTCGTCGAGGGCCCCGTCACCGGCTTCGCCTACCCCTACGGGCACGCCACCGCCCGCGAGGTCGAGGCCGTGCGCGCCGCCGGATACGACTACGCGTGCGACATCCGCCCCGAGGAGCCGGGACGGCACGCGCTGCCGCGCACCTATGTCGGCGACCGGGACGGCCCGCTGCGGCTGCGCGTCAAGCTCGTCCGGCACGAGCTGCGCCGGAGGAGCCGCGTGTGACCCGGGTCCTGCACGTCATCACCGGACTGGAGCACGGCGGCGCCGAACGCCAGCTCGCGTTGCTGCTGCGTCACCTGCCCGTTTCCTGCGAGGTCGCGACCCTCACCCGGGCCGGCGCCGTCGGCGCGGAGATCCGCCGCTCCGGCGTGCCCGTCCACGAGATCGGGATGCGCGGCAACCGGGACCTCGGGGCGCTGCCCCGGCTGGCCCGGCTGATCCGCCGGGGGCGGTACGACGTCGTCCACACCCATCTCTACCGGGCGTGCGTGTACGGCCGGATCGCCGCGCGCATGGCCGGGGCGCCCCGCGTCATCGCCACCGAGCACTCGCTCGGCGACGGCCACATCGAGGGCCGGGCCACGACGCGCGGCGTCCGGGCCCTGTACCGGGCGACCGAGCGGCTCGGATCCGCCACCGTCGCGGTGTCGCCCGCCGTCGCCGCCCGGCTCCGCGCCTGGGGCGTGCGCCCCGGCCGGATCGTCGTGATCCCGAACGGCGTCGACGCCGCCGCCTTCGCGTTCGACCCGGCGCGCCGGGCCGCGACGCGCCGCCGCCTCGGGATCGGCCGGGACGAGCCCGTCGTCGGCGGCGTCGGGCGGCTCGTCCCGACCAAGCGGTTCGACCTGCTGGTCGAGGCGATCGCGCGGCTGGACGGCGTCCGGCTGCTGCTCGTCGGCGCGGGTCCGGCGCGGGACGCGCTCGCCCGGCTGGCGCACGAGCGCGGCGTCTCCGGCCGCGTGGTCTTCGCCGGGGCGTCGTCGGACGTCGCGGGCGCGCTCGCCGCCATGGACGTGCTCGCCGCGCCGTCCGTCCAGGAGACGTTCGGGCTCGGCGTCCTGGAGGGGCTGGCCGCCGGGCTGCCCGTCCGCTACACCGCCTGCCCCGCCCTCGACTGCCTGCCGCCGGGCGACGCCCCGGACGCGCGCCGCCTGCCCTCCGACGCCGGGGTTTGGAGCACCGAACTCGGGCGCGTCCTGCGCCGGCCCCGGGACCGGACGCGGGTGCCGCCCGCCGTCGCCCGCTACGCCGTCGCCGAGCGGGCCGCCGAGCTCGCCCGGCTCTACCGCCCCGGTC is a genomic window of Actinomadura citrea containing:
- a CDS encoding DUF397 domain-containing protein, whose amino-acid sequence is MITWRKSSRSDETGGQCVELAALPHAIGIRDSKAPGAGHLTLTPHAFADLVTRAKRDSLPR
- a CDS encoding helix-turn-helix domain-containing protein; protein product: MESHDSLDPGSSLWDLVAVQLRLLRLNHRWTCQQVGDVANASRSHVSNWEAGRRRPNQANLVPLDEAWGTAGLLTSLAEHAKDGHDRPRVGAFLQYERNATSIKAYTSDVVFGLLQSESYARALFQRGGVVEDVEGAVRERLERQQRLYTANPPHLWVILAQPVLWWQVGGAEVMAQQLANLLRMAELDHVSLRVLPVSAGWPGVSGSLSLMSTRNAEVAYLESGRMGRLVDRQSEIREFSVRYDKIGALALPEDQSAALIKHMLRLIE
- a CDS encoding ATP-binding protein, which codes for MVRTVVGLRLSEWGLERVAESVLLIVAELVTNAVRVAGEREIRIRCVREARGVLVAVWDSAEERPVTRPAMRPGDFGPDARALDDGYDDGTGGWGLPLVQALASGCGVAEGETGKWVWARVSC
- a CDS encoding L,D-transpeptidase, which gives rise to MRGKALVVALVLGLATACGGSSGGGDGGGGTTTKGDDGAPQVTITPANGSGKARPDQGVMVSAAGGRLGDVSVKLKGADVPGSLSADKTKWRSTWTLQPGGSYQVSATATSDKGKSTTATSAFRTTRSTAATRVNNVVPSQNETVGTGMPVFVQFNKAVPEKAKPAIERAIEISSTTPTEGAWRWLTAGESFNGLPSVVFRPKHPWKARQTVTVKVHFAGLKIGDDVFGDRDTIRTFKVGDSHVVNINARTHRAVVKKNGRVVRNWGVSLGSGGDVQGDGVDHLLTTSGVHLTMDHVRLERMRPPGKKKGDPGWYDEKVPWATRISNSGEYIHQNMDDPTCLGNRNCSHGCVRSPASDAQWFFHWSYRGDLVTISGTKRSLQWTNGWGYWQLSFSKWTSGSALGKPITTSHA
- a CDS encoding sugar transferase translates to MLAGLCPVGLAVLDGWTMAAAVSLTGGGVLPGLAALTVVGLNGAAGLYRARRAPSLFADAPPLLLRTLLVCGIAALLRADAPAWLWTAALCGTVQLGTRGFVNAMVRTYRSRRSRARSTLVVGTGGTAAHVLDVLRERGDLGLAVAGQVSAGDPEGTPGAAPVLGETSDLPSLVEAHGIETLVVVAEDVPPDRLDAVLRLSFALPCETLLVQPPSDVVPVAPGRREYLAGLPCARVEWRLRDPAARCAKRVLDVVVAFVVLVLAFPLLAACAVAVRAEGGPGVLFRQRRIGLGGGEFVLLKFRTLKPADEQEADTRWTVKDDERMGRVGRFLRATSLDELPQLWNVIRGDMSLVGPRPERPHFVEQFSRTCPGYVARHRVPAGMTGWAQIHGFRGDTSIELRARLDNHYIDHWSFTGDLKILLLTARAMLFRDPA
- a CDS encoding O-antigen ligase family protein, producing MTAHAATAPFLARPLPRRPSLLVAAVVACAGIPPGAQAFGPGTQVTAGDVASVVLVLVAAGMLVTGRARLPRLALPAFGPLVAALGISTVHSADIGSSLAGFVRDLQVFVLVPLAVVVLVRDRRDLATVCWSVLGLGLAEAAYGIWQAVTGNGASMGGRNIRAVGTFGALDVMAMSIVVGFAFLVLIAFALTAPGHGAAAVPSALAGIAVMGAALALALSRGTWIALGAAAVLTLVLFDRWTAVKVLTCCGALMFVLLGVAGGGSQAVVERARSTVGSVSDPDQSVDDRYNLWAAAVRIWEDHPVTGVGVKNFPAYRDTYATIELSSGSETDDPVNGYVRQPLLSPHNEYLLFLSEQGVVGLAGFAALLAMIVAGLWRRRDARDPFWLASVGLLAFLLINFLYADLGGPTCALVGVILGLTAARAFGAAGASAAMASPGGRTS
- a CDS encoding lipid II flippase MurJ; translation: MTERGERLRKERAPGSVGRAAMVSGVLIAAGTGLGFLRDLVMADLFGASGSTDAFLVAWTIPETVSPLLIEDAMALLMVPVITRLLARGDGLRPLVGTALPRMVLGLSVITGALAFAAPAVVDALAPGLAEQGPAVQCVRLTAVTVVTFGVAGFMSATLRAHHRFGPPAAIYLAYNVGILALIAGLSGAVGITSAAIGVAAGSFLMVAVQLPAFVRCLRDAPAPAGSVDVRLGLAAIAPIVVYTVTRQAQVFVERFLGAGLAAGSISHLNYAQKVAQVPMVLSLLIVTVTFPRLARASADGDTAQVARRIRQDLAVASAMVLAATAFLVACAPAVIGVLFEHGEFTSADTASTAAILRVYALGLWGQMAVGLAARAFFAGRKPTWRPAAVLAAGLAVTAAIGGAFAASAGTLALAAANAAGITLAAVLMLAGLRRGVAPVPLRRVAADVSRLVLAAAGACAAGMLAAGALDAPVLLQLAAGGLAVAAVFAVLAVLAGPDLVAPRIASRPFGGRHRRGRIESGDSSEQADRTDSSDRTGAAAGAGAAAGAGADGGGHPARAAGTDVPLGRPLR
- a CDS encoding polysaccharide deacetylase family protein, with the translated sequence MYHSVDHFDEDPHLVTVSPARFGRQMAWMRARGLRGVGTRELLEAHAAGRARGLVGLTFDDGYADFATRAVPALVRYGFGATVFVVSGRIGTYNAWDDGPRKPLMTAEQIRAVAGVGMEVASHGRHHVSLPETDDTELREELEESRAVLEDLVEGPVTGFAYPYGHATAREVEAVRAAGYDYACDIRPEEPGRHALPRTYVGDRDGPLRLRVKLVRHELRRRSRV
- a CDS encoding glycosyltransferase — encoded protein: MTRVLHVITGLEHGGAERQLALLLRHLPVSCEVATLTRAGAVGAEIRRSGVPVHEIGMRGNRDLGALPRLARLIRRGRYDVVHTHLYRACVYGRIAARMAGAPRVIATEHSLGDGHIEGRATTRGVRALYRATERLGSATVAVSPAVAARLRAWGVRPGRIVVIPNGVDAAAFAFDPARRAATRRRLGIGRDEPVVGGVGRLVPTKRFDLLVEAIARLDGVRLLLVGAGPARDALARLAHERGVSGRVVFAGASSDVAGALAAMDVLAAPSVQETFGLGVLEGLAAGLPVRYTACPALDCLPPGDAPDARRLPSDAGVWSTELGRVLRRPRDRTRVPPAVARYAVAERAAELARLYRPGPFAGGAEPIRERAHDAAT